The following are encoded together in the Coffea arabica cultivar ET-39 chromosome 1c, Coffea Arabica ET-39 HiFi, whole genome shotgun sequence genome:
- the LOC113729406 gene encoding uncharacterized protein, with product MAVETANQPSKLRWGELDEDDGEDLDFLLPPKQVIGPDDNGIKKLIEYKFNDEGNKIKITTTTRIRKLANARLSKRAVERHSWPKFGDAVHEDVGSHLTMVSTEEIILERPRAPGTKQEEVKVVGDSGQIGKPGAVLMVCRTCGKKGDHWTSKCPYKDLAPPSEGFVDKPASEATTAAANSTKGAYVPPSMRAGAERSGTEMRRRNEENSVRVTNLSEDTREPDLLELFRPFGPVSRVYVAVDQKTGISRGFGFVNFVNREDAERAINKLNGYGYDNLILRVEWAAPRSN from the exons ATGGCGGTAGAGACAGCAAACCAACCAAGCAAGCTCCGATGGGGAGAGCTGGATGAGGACGACGGAGAGGACCTTGACTTCCTTTTGCCCCCAAAGCAGGTCATTGGCCCCGATGACAACGGGATTAAGAAGCTTATCGAGTACAAGTTCAACGACGAAGGCAACAAAATCAAGATCACCACCACCACTCGCATCCGCAAACTGGCTAACGCACGCCTCAGCAAGCGGGCCGTCGAGCGCCACTCCTGGCCCAAGTTCGGCGATGCTGTTCATGAAGATGTCGGTAGCCACCTTACCATGGTCTCCACTGAAGAAATTATCCTTGAACGCCCTAGAGCCCCTG GCACTAAACAGGAGGAAGTAAAGGTTGTTGGAGACTCAGGTCAGATTGGTAAACCAGGAGCTGTTCTCATGGTCTGCAGGACCTGTGGAAAGAAGGGTGATCACTGGACTTCAAAGTGTCCTTACAAGGACCTTGCTCCCccaagtgagggttttgtggaTAAGCCAGCTTCTGAGGCCACCACTGCAGCAGCTAATTCTACAAAAGGAGCATATGTGCCACCTAGCATGAGGGCAGGTGCAGAGAGATCTGGAACTGAAATGAGAcgcagaaatgaagaaaactCTGTCAGGGTGACTAACCTTTCGGAGGATACAAGGGAGCCTGACTTGCTTGAACTATTCCGCCCTTTTGGTCCTGTAAGCCGAGTTTACGTTGCTGTTGATCAGAAGACGGGCATAAGCAGAGGTTTTGGTTTTGTTAATTTCGTGAATAGGGAAGATGCTGAGAGAGCCATCAACAAACTTAATGGCTATGGTTATGATAATTTAATCCTGAGAGTTGAATGGGCTGCACCTAGGTCAAATTAG